A section of the Kribbella sp. HUAS MG21 genome encodes:
- the dinB gene encoding DNA polymerase IV: MFVSSSGGANILHADLDAFYASVEQRDDPRLRGRPVIVGAGVVLACSYEAKRFGVRTAMNGGQALRRCPGAIVVEPRMSAYSEASKAVFKVFEDTTPLVEGLSIDEAFLDVGGLRKIRGTPVEIAARLRAEVMSRVGLPITVGVARTKFLAKVASGVAKPNGLLEVAPERELDFLHPLDVSRLWGVGEVTAEKLRARGLTKVGDVAMLPEAALVAMLGRASGRHLHALAHNRDPRPIEVGRRRRSIGSQRALGRSPKSPATLDAVLAGLVDRVTRRMRSAGRSGRTVTLRLRFDDFSRATRSHTLPQATDQTRAILVTARALLRAAHPLIAAQGITMIGISVGNLENEAALQLALPFDKAANNELDTALDQVKDKFGTNAITRGILLGKSQGLEMPMLPD; this comes from the coding sequence ATGTTCGTGTCGTCGTCAGGCGGGGCCAACATCCTGCATGCCGACCTGGACGCGTTCTACGCGTCGGTCGAGCAGCGGGACGACCCGCGCCTGCGCGGCCGGCCGGTGATCGTCGGCGCCGGTGTGGTGCTCGCCTGCAGTTACGAGGCCAAGAGGTTCGGCGTGCGGACCGCGATGAACGGTGGCCAGGCGTTGCGCCGCTGCCCCGGTGCGATCGTGGTCGAGCCGCGGATGTCGGCGTACTCCGAGGCCAGCAAGGCGGTGTTCAAGGTCTTCGAGGACACGACGCCGCTGGTCGAGGGACTGTCGATCGACGAGGCGTTCCTCGACGTCGGCGGACTGCGGAAGATCCGCGGTACGCCGGTGGAGATCGCGGCGCGGTTGCGCGCCGAGGTGATGTCGCGGGTCGGGCTGCCGATCACGGTCGGCGTGGCGCGGACGAAGTTCCTCGCGAAGGTCGCGAGCGGGGTCGCCAAGCCGAACGGCCTGCTCGAGGTCGCGCCGGAGCGCGAGCTGGACTTCCTGCACCCGCTGGATGTCTCGCGGTTGTGGGGTGTCGGCGAGGTGACCGCGGAGAAGCTGCGGGCGCGCGGACTGACCAAGGTCGGTGACGTCGCGATGCTGCCCGAGGCGGCGCTGGTCGCGATGCTCGGGCGGGCGTCCGGGCGGCACCTGCACGCGCTGGCGCACAACCGCGATCCCCGCCCGATCGAGGTCGGCCGCCGGCGCCGCTCGATCGGATCCCAGCGCGCGCTCGGCCGCTCGCCGAAGTCGCCGGCCACGCTGGACGCCGTCCTGGCCGGGCTGGTCGACCGCGTCACCCGGCGGATGCGCTCCGCGGGCCGCTCCGGCCGGACCGTGACGCTGCGGCTGCGCTTCGACGACTTCTCCCGCGCGACCCGCTCCCATACGTTGCCCCAGGCAACTGATCAGACGCGCGCGATCCTGGTCACCGCGCGCGCCCTCCTCCGTGCCGCGCACCCGCTGATCGCCGCGCAGGGCATCACGATGATCGGCATCTCGGTCGGCAACCTGGAGAACGAGGCCGCTCTCCAGCTGGCGCTGCCGTTCGACAAGGCCGCCAACAACGAACTCGACACCGCCCTCGACCAGGTCAAGGACAAGTTCGGCACCAACGCGATCACGCGAGGGATCCTGCTCGGCAAGTCCCAGGGTCTGGAGATGCCGATGTTGCCCGATTAG
- a CDS encoding DUF5063 domain-containing protein, which translates to MTEPTDMDIAERALGTDSEDLTEFAEQIADQVRSFLISVRDIAAQPDEDGVDEGLASLPYLLLEVSQLLLAGGRLGAFEDFVPEERFESDAGPDPDLDAMRDRLAVLFEGLDEYAEVFDPYAAPPEITVNRLSDDLTAIATDLVHGLAHYEDGRIVEALWWWQFSYVSTWGAAASAVLRAIQSLIAHDRLEPAHDAETEATDRELVEVAEEAVQRR; encoded by the coding sequence ATGACTGAACCAACCGATATGGACATTGCGGAGCGCGCCTTGGGCACGGATTCCGAGGACCTGACCGAGTTCGCCGAGCAGATCGCCGACCAGGTCCGGAGCTTCCTGATCTCGGTGCGGGACATTGCCGCGCAACCGGACGAGGACGGGGTCGACGAGGGCCTCGCCTCGCTGCCGTACCTGCTGCTCGAGGTGAGCCAGTTGCTGCTCGCCGGCGGCCGGCTCGGCGCGTTCGAGGACTTCGTCCCGGAGGAGCGCTTCGAGAGCGACGCCGGGCCGGATCCCGACCTGGACGCGATGCGGGACCGGCTGGCGGTGCTGTTCGAGGGCCTGGACGAGTACGCCGAGGTCTTCGACCCGTACGCCGCGCCGCCGGAGATCACGGTCAACCGGCTCTCCGACGACCTGACCGCGATCGCGACGGATCTGGTGCACGGCCTCGCGCACTACGAGGACGGCCGGATCGTCGAGGCGCTGTGGTGGTGGCAGTTCTCGTACGTCTCCACCTGGGGTGCGGCGGCGAGCGCCGTACTGCGGGCCATCCAGTCGCTGATCGCGCACGACCGGCTCGAGCCGGCGCACGACGCGGAGACCGAGGCCACCGACCGCGAGCTGGTCGAGGTCGCGGAAGAAGCCGTCCAGCGCCGCTGA
- the recR gene encoding recombination mediator RecR: MYEGAVQDLIDELGRLPGVGPKSAQRIAFHLLAADETDVRRLAHVLVQVKEKVKFCEICGNVAEDAQCRICRDPRRDLSLICVVEEAKDVVAIERTREFRGRYHVLGGAISPIEGIGPDELRIKELLQRLAGGEVTEIILATDPNLEGEATATYLSRLLRPMGLRVTRLASGLPVGGDLEYADEVTLGRAFEGRRSIDD; encoded by the coding sequence GTGTACGAGGGGGCCGTTCAGGATCTCATCGACGAGCTGGGGCGGTTGCCCGGTGTGGGGCCGAAGTCCGCGCAGCGGATCGCGTTCCATCTGCTCGCGGCCGACGAGACCGATGTACGGCGGCTCGCGCACGTGCTCGTGCAGGTGAAGGAGAAGGTCAAGTTCTGCGAGATCTGCGGCAACGTCGCGGAGGACGCGCAGTGCCGGATCTGCCGGGACCCGCGCCGGGACCTGAGCCTGATCTGCGTGGTCGAGGAGGCGAAGGACGTCGTCGCGATCGAGCGCACCCGCGAGTTCCGCGGCCGGTACCACGTGCTCGGCGGCGCGATCTCGCCGATCGAGGGCATCGGGCCGGACGAGCTGCGGATCAAGGAGCTGCTCCAGCGGCTGGCCGGCGGCGAGGTGACCGAGATCATCCTGGCCACCGATCCGAACCTCGAGGGTGAGGCCACGGCGACGTACCTGAGCCGCCTGCTGCGGCCCATGGGCTTGCGCGTCACCCGATTGGCTAGTGGACTTCCTGTAGGCGGTGATCTCGAGTACGCCGACGAGGTCACACTCGGACGGGCGTTTGAAGGGCGACGATCGATCGATGACTGA
- a CDS encoding YbaB/EbfC family nucleoid-associated protein produces MFDGGGAGGFDMSNLLAQAQAMQNQLMEAQADLEGQEIEGSAGGGLVTALVSGTGDLLSLTIKKEAVDPDDTETLADLIVAAVRDASENAKQAAAAAMGPLAGGLGGAFGGEGGLPGFGGGTPGGGSSAPAGFGLPSAPPAVESGDDADDDNQTNPGRGSGGQAGQANLGGENRGVGFVNPGSAAGDAGQNPG; encoded by the coding sequence GTGTTCGACGGTGGCGGTGCTGGGGGCTTCGACATGTCCAACCTGCTCGCGCAGGCGCAGGCGATGCAGAACCAGTTGATGGAGGCGCAGGCGGACCTCGAAGGGCAGGAGATCGAGGGGTCGGCCGGTGGTGGTCTGGTGACCGCGCTGGTGTCCGGCACCGGTGATCTGCTCAGCCTGACCATCAAGAAGGAAGCGGTCGATCCGGACGACACCGAGACGCTGGCCGACCTGATCGTCGCCGCGGTTCGGGACGCTTCGGAGAACGCCAAGCAGGCTGCTGCTGCCGCGATGGGGCCGCTCGCCGGTGGGCTGGGTGGTGCGTTCGGTGGTGAGGGTGGGCTTCCTGGGTTCGGCGGTGGAACGCCTGGCGGCGGTTCGTCCGCGCCGGCCGGCTTCGGCCTGCCCAGTGCGCCACCGGCCGTCGAGTCGGGTGACGACGCCGACGACGACAACCAGACCAACCCGGGTCGGGGGAGCGGTGGACAGGCGGGCCAGGCCAACCTGGGTGGCGAGAACCGGGGGGTCGGGTTCGTGAACCCGGGAAGCGCGGCCGGCGACGCCGGTCAGAACCCGGGCTGA